One genomic window of Struthio camelus isolate bStrCam1 chromosome 1, bStrCam1.hap1, whole genome shotgun sequence includes the following:
- the LOC104146976 gene encoding tubulin alpha chain, which produces MRECISIHIGQAGVQMGNACWELYCLEHGIQADGTIPGPKLAKPVEPESEQVDSSFETFFCETASGKHVPRAVFIDLEPTVIDEIRTGTYHALFHPEQLISGKEDAANNYARGHYTIGKEIIDTVLSRIRKMADQCSGLQGFLVFHSFGGGTGSGFTSLLMERLSVEYSKKSKLEFSVYPAPQVSTAVVEPYNSILTTHTTLEHSDCSFMVDNEAIYDICNRNLDIERPTYTNLNRLIGQIVSSVTASLRFNGALNVDLIEFQTNLVPYPRIHFPLTTYAPIISAEKAYHEQLSVPEITNACFEFSNQMVKCDPRRGKYMACCLLYRGDVVPKDVNAAIAAIKTRRSIQFVDWCPTGFKVGINYQPPTVVPGGDLAKVQRAVCMLSNTTAIAEAWARLDHKFDLMYAKRAFVHWYVGEGMEEGEFSEAREDLAALEKDYEEVGRDSADGEEDEADEDEY; this is translated from the exons ATG AGGGAGTGCATTTCCATCCACATCGGGCAGGCTGGCGTGCAGATGGGCAAtgcctgctgggagctgtacTGCCTTGAACACGGGATCCAGGCGGACGGGACCATTCCTGGCCCCAAGCTGGCAAAACCTGTGGAGCCGGAGTCCGAACAAGTGGATTCTTCTTTCGAGACCTTCTTCTGTGAGACAGCGTCTGGGAAGCACGTGCCCCGGGCAGTGTTCATAGACTTGGAGCCCACTGTCATTG ATGAGATTCGGACTGGGACCTACCATGCACTCTTCCATCCAGAGCAGCTCATCAGTGGCAAGGAGGATGCTGCCAACAACTATGCCCGTGGCCATTACACCATTGGGAAGGAGATCATAGATACTGTTCTCAGCAGAATTCGTAAAATg GCTGACCAGTGCAGCGGCCTCCAAGGGTTCCTGGTCTTCCACAGCTTTGGGGGAGGCACGGGCTCCGGCTTCACCTCCCTCCTCATGGAGCGGCTCTCTGTGGAGTACAGCAAGAAATCCAAGCTGGAGTTCTCCGTGTACCCAGCCCCGCAGGTCTCCACTGCAGTGGTGGAGCCCTACAACTCCATCCTCACCACCCACACCACCCTGGAGCACTCGGACTGCTCCTTCATGGTGGACAACGAGGCTATCTATGACATCTGCAACCGCAACCTGGACATTGAGCGTCCCACCTACACCAACCTCAACAGGCTGATTGGGCAGATCGTTTCATCCGTCACTGCCTCCCTGAGATTTAATGGGGCCTTGAATGTCGACCTGATTGAGTTCCAGACCAACCTGGTGCCCTACCCTCGGATACACTTCCCGCTCACAACCTATGCTCCCATCATCTCGGCGGAGAAAGCCTACCACGAGCAGCTGTCGGTGCCAGAGATCACCAACGCCTGCTTTGAGTTCTCCAACCAGATGGTGAAATGCGACCCGCGCCGGGGCAAGTacatggcctgctgcctgctgtacCGGGGCGACGTGGTGCCCAAGGATGTGAATGCGGCCATTGCGGCCATTAAAACGCGCCGGTCGATCCAGTTTGTGGACTGGTGCCCCACGGGCTTCAAGGTGGGTATCAACTACCAGCCGCCCACCGTGGTGCCGGGAGGGGACCTGGCCAAGGTGCAGCGGGCCGTCTGCATGCTGAGCAACACGACGGCCATCGCGGAGGCGTGGGCCCGCCTGGACCACAAGTTTGACCTGATGTATGCCAAGCGAGCCTTTGTGCACTGGTACGTGGGAGAGGGCATGGAGGAGGGGGAGTTCTCGGAGGCCAGGGAAGAcctggctgccctggagaagGATTACgaggaggttggaagggactcagCAGATGGAGAAGAGGATGAGGCTGATGAGGATGAGTATTAA